TACTGGCGGCCTGCAACCTGCCAGTGCTGACCGCGCCGGGCTACGAAGCGGACGACGTAATCGGCACCCTGGCCCGCCGCGCCAGCACCGCCGGCTACCGCGTCAAGATCCTCAGCGGTGACCAAGACCTATTCCAGCTGGTTGACCCCGACCAAGGCGTCACGGTGCTGCATCTGGGCAGCGCCTATGCCCGACGCGGGGACGACACCTCCCGCGAATTCGGCCCCCAGGAGGTCCAGGCCAAGCTCGGCATCCTGCCCAGCCAGGTCGTGGACTACAAGGCCCTGTGCGGCGACACCTCCGACAACATTCCCGGGGTGCGGGGCATCGGTCCCAAAACCGCTGTGCAGCTCCTGACCACCTACGGCTCCCTGGAGGCGATCTATAACTCTCTGGAGGAGATCAAGGGCGCAACGCGCAAAAAACTCGAGGAAGGGCGCGAGGCGGCCCTGCATTCCCAGTATTTGGCTCAGATTGCCCTAAATGTGCCCCTGGACGTCGCGCTAGAGGACTGCAAGCTTCGGGGCTTTAACCAAACGGCGCTGATGCCTCTCTTGGAGGAGCTGGAGCTAAAATCCTTTGTGCGCCAGGTGTCCAAAATCCAGGTAGCCTTGGGCGGAGAGGCGATCGCCCCCGAGGCGACCCCCACCCCGACGTCCGCTCCCGCAGCCCCGCTGCCAGAATACAGCGACGACAGCGTTGACTTCTTCTCGGCAGAAGAAACGGAAGCCGCCCAAGCCATGCCCAGCGTCGTGATCGAGCCCCAGATCGTCGATACGCCGGAGAAGCTCGCGGCCCTAGTCGCCGAGCTGCGCCGCCACACGGACCCCGCTGCCCCCGTGGCCTGGGACACTGAAACCACGGCCCTAGACCCCCTGAAGGCTGAGCTGGTCGGGATCGGCTGCTGCTGGGGCAGCGGCAAATCGGACGTCGCCTACATTCCCCTGCGCCACAAGGTGGGCACCACCCTGCCGACCGCCACGGTCCTCGACGCCCTGCGGCCGATTCTCGAGGATCCCGCCTACCCCAAGGCCCTGCAAAACACCAAGTTCGATCGCCTGGTCCTGCGCCATCAGGGCGTTCGGCTCCAGGGAGTCGTCTTTGACACCATGCTGGCCAGCTATGTGCTCAACCCAGACGATCGCCACAACCTGGGCGATCTTAGTGTGCGCCACCTGAGCATTCAGCCCCTGAGCTATAGCGACCTTGTCCCCAAGGGCAAATCCATCGAGGACCTCGACATTGCCGTGGTGGCGGACTACTGCGGGATGGACGCCTACGGCGTTTATTGCCTGGTGCCGATCTTGGCGCAGGCTTTGGCCCAGGAGCCGCGACTGTTGGCTTTGTTCCAGTCGGTGGAGGTTCCCCTGGAGCCTGTGCTGGCCGAGATGGAATTTTGCGGTATCCGGATCGACCCGGCCTATTTGCAGAACTTTTCGGCTCAGCTTGAGCAAGATCTCCAGGCCATCGAAGCGCGGGCCTATGCGTCGGCGGGCGAAACCTTTAACCTGGGGTCGCCCAAGCAGCTCAGCGAACTTCTCTTTGACAAGCTGGGCCTCAGCGTCAAGAAATCTCGCAAGACCAAGACCGGCTACTCCACCGACGCGGCGGTGCTGGAGAAGCTCCAGGGCGATCACCCGGTGGTGGACGCGATCGTGGAATATCGCTCCTTGGCCAAGCTGAAGTCGACCTATGTGGACGCGCTGCCGCTGCTGGCCGATGAGCATCAGCGCATTCACACGGACTTTAATCAGGCGATCACGGCGACGGGGCGGCTGTCTTCGTCCAATCCAAATCTGCAAAATATTCCGATTCGCACGGCCTTTAGCCGCCAGATCCGCAAGGCCTTTTTGCCGCAGGAGGGGTGGCAATTGGCGGCGGCGGACTACTCCCAGATCGAGCTGCGAATTTTGGCGCACCTGAGCGAGGAGCCGGTGCTCCTGGAGACCTACCGCAACAATGAAGATGTCCACGCCCTGACGGCTCGCCTGCTGCTCGAAAAAGAGGCCATCACGCCGGAGGAGCGTCGCTTGGGCAAGGTGATCAACTTCGGCGTGATCTACGGCATGGGGGCGCAGCGCTTTGCCCGGGAAACGGGGGTGTCGTCGAAGGATGCCAAGGTGTTTATCGAGCGCTTCAACGAACGCTATCCGCGCGTGTTTGCCTATTTGCGGCGGATGGAGCAGGAGGCGATCGCCCGGGGCTATGTCGAGACGATTTTGGGACGGCGGCGCTACTTCCAGTTCGAGAGCTCGGAGCTGAAGGCGCTGCGCGATCGCGATCCGGACACCATCGACCTCGAAAGCCTCAAGCTGGGGCGCAACGACGCGGGGCTTCTGCGGGCCGCTGCCAATGCCCCGATTCAGGGGTCGAGCGCCGACATTATCAAGCGGGCCATGGTGAAGCTGGCTGAGGTGATGCAGCCTTACCAGGCTCGCCTGCTGCTCCAGGTGCACGATGAACTGGTCTTTGAGGTGCCGCCGGAGGAGTGGGACGCCCTGGCGCCCCAGATTCGCCAGACCATGGAGAGCGCCGTGGAGCTGAAGGTGCCCCTGGTGGCGGAGGTGCACGCGGGCCAAAACTGGATGGAAACTAAGTAGCTAGGGGAAAGGTCGCGAGGGGGAGTGAAAGGGCGATCGCCGCTTGCCCGAGTGGGGGCTAGACAGACCGCGATCGCCCCTTAAGCCCTAGTAGGGAATGAAGCAGTTATTTTCGCCGCTCATATCTCCGAGGCAGTTGCCGTT
This genomic stretch from Geitlerinema sp. PCC 7407 harbors:
- the polA gene encoding DNA polymerase I, producing the protein MIVAPETSLEHRPVFVLIDGHSLAFRSYFAYSKGRDGGLRTSTGIPTSVCFGFLKAMLEMIGRENPQYVAIAFDLGLPTFRHEADETYKDGRPDTPEDFIPDIQNLQKLLAACNLPVLTAPGYEADDVIGTLARRASTAGYRVKILSGDQDLFQLVDPDQGVTVLHLGSAYARRGDDTSREFGPQEVQAKLGILPSQVVDYKALCGDTSDNIPGVRGIGPKTAVQLLTTYGSLEAIYNSLEEIKGATRKKLEEGREAALHSQYLAQIALNVPLDVALEDCKLRGFNQTALMPLLEELELKSFVRQVSKIQVALGGEAIAPEATPTPTSAPAAPLPEYSDDSVDFFSAEETEAAQAMPSVVIEPQIVDTPEKLAALVAELRRHTDPAAPVAWDTETTALDPLKAELVGIGCCWGSGKSDVAYIPLRHKVGTTLPTATVLDALRPILEDPAYPKALQNTKFDRLVLRHQGVRLQGVVFDTMLASYVLNPDDRHNLGDLSVRHLSIQPLSYSDLVPKGKSIEDLDIAVVADYCGMDAYGVYCLVPILAQALAQEPRLLALFQSVEVPLEPVLAEMEFCGIRIDPAYLQNFSAQLEQDLQAIEARAYASAGETFNLGSPKQLSELLFDKLGLSVKKSRKTKTGYSTDAAVLEKLQGDHPVVDAIVEYRSLAKLKSTYVDALPLLADEHQRIHTDFNQAITATGRLSSSNPNLQNIPIRTAFSRQIRKAFLPQEGWQLAAADYSQIELRILAHLSEEPVLLETYRNNEDVHALTARLLLEKEAITPEERRLGKVINFGVIYGMGAQRFARETGVSSKDAKVFIERFNERYPRVFAYLRRMEQEAIARGYVETILGRRRYFQFESSELKALRDRDPDTIDLESLKLGRNDAGLLRAAANAPIQGSSADIIKRAMVKLAEVMQPYQARLLLQVHDELVFEVPPEEWDALAPQIRQTMESAVELKVPLVAEVHAGQNWMETK